In Arsenophonus sp. aPb, one DNA window encodes the following:
- the kdsA gene encoding 3-deoxy-8-phosphooctulonate synthase produces MQYKVVAIDDIKVANNLPFVLFGGMNVLESRDLAMKICEHYVTVTDKLNIPFVFKASFDKANRSSIHSYRGPGLEEGMKIFQEIKQTFGVKVITDVHEPAQAAPVAEVVDVIQLPAFLARQTDLVEAMAKTGAVINVKKPQFISPGQMGNIVEKFKEAGNEKVILCDRGVNFGYDNLVVDMLGFNVMMNVSKGSPVIFDVTHALQCRDPFGSASGGRRAQVAELARAGMAVGLAGLFLEAHPDPANAKCDGPSALPLAKLAPFLEQVKAIDDLVKSFASLDTAN; encoded by the coding sequence ATGCAATATAAAGTCGTCGCTATTGATGATATTAAAGTAGCAAATAATCTACCATTTGTTTTATTTGGTGGGATGAATGTACTTGAATCGCGCGATCTGGCAATGAAAATTTGCGAACATTATGTCACCGTAACAGACAAGCTTAACATTCCTTTTGTTTTTAAGGCCTCCTTCGACAAAGCGAACCGTTCTTCAATTCATTCCTATCGTGGCCCAGGGCTCGAAGAAGGAATGAAAATTTTTCAAGAAATCAAACAAACATTTGGTGTTAAAGTCATTACTGATGTTCATGAACCAGCGCAAGCAGCACCAGTGGCTGAGGTGGTCGATGTTATTCAACTACCGGCTTTTTTAGCCCGGCAAACTGATCTGGTTGAAGCGATGGCAAAAACCGGTGCGGTTATTAATGTTAAAAAACCACAATTTATTAGCCCTGGTCAAATGGGAAATATCGTTGAGAAATTTAAAGAAGCCGGTAATGAAAAGGTTATCCTCTGTGATCGCGGAGTAAATTTTGGTTATGATAACTTGGTCGTCGATATGTTAGGTTTCAATGTTATGATGAATGTATCAAAGGGTTCGCCAGTTATCTTTGATGTTACTCATGCATTGCAATGTCGTGATCCTTTTGGTTCTGCTTCCGGCGGTCGTCGTGCACAGGTTGCTGAGTTAGCAAGAGCGGGTATGGCAGTTGGTTTGGCGGGATTATTTTTGGAAGCGCATCCTGATCCCGCTAACGCTAAATGTGATGGGCCATCGGCACTACCATTAGCAAAATTAGCGCCTTTTCTTGAACAGGTGAAAGCCATCGATGATTTGGTGAAAAGTTTTGCCTCATTAGATACCGCTAATTAA
- the lolB gene encoding lipoprotein insertase outer membrane protein LolB, whose protein sequence is MILIAKQFASLRHVCWRFIPLLAIFLTACTFNQQLTTEKDGSINNPLWISHQQQLAKLTKFQTRGAFAYIGPDNKTYAKFFWQQYTLSNYRLLLTNPLGTTELELNVTPSITQLMDREGKKYVNNHPTQMIYQLTGMEIPIENLPYWLIGLPTNATSFTLDENGLLKTIEYRQNGETWHLNYLAYHQDSQPKLPSRIELTQGKQRIKLKMDSWTLNE, encoded by the coding sequence ATGATACTCATTGCCAAGCAGTTTGCTAGTTTGCGTCATGTTTGTTGGCGATTTATTCCGCTACTTGCTATTTTTTTGACCGCCTGTACATTTAATCAACAATTAACAACTGAAAAAGACGGCTCAATAAACAATCCCTTATGGATAAGCCACCAGCAACAACTAGCCAAGCTGACAAAATTTCAAACCCGTGGTGCTTTTGCCTATATTGGCCCGGATAATAAAACCTATGCCAAATTCTTTTGGCAACAATATACCCTGTCTAACTACCGCCTGTTGCTGACCAATCCACTAGGAACAACAGAATTAGAGCTCAATGTAACACCAAGCATTACTCAGCTAATGGATAGAGAAGGTAAAAAATATGTAAATAATCATCCAACACAGATGATTTATCAATTAACGGGGATGGAAATCCCGATTGAAAATCTGCCCTATTGGTTAATCGGCTTACCAACCAATGCTACATCATTCACATTGGACGAAAATGGGCTGTTAAAAACTATCGAATATAGGCAAAATGGCGAAACCTGGCATTTAAACTACCTGGCTTATCATCAGGATAGCCAGCCTAAACTACCTAGCCGTATTGAATTAACTCAAGGTAAACAACGTATCAAATTAAAAATGGACAGTTGGACGTTAAACGAATGA
- the prmC gene encoding peptide chain release factor N(5)-glutamine methyltransferase, whose product MNYQHWLTYAANKLCHSDSAKRDAEILLQYITGKTRTFLIAFGETELNIKQQQQLEHLLARRAKGEPIAYLVEEKEFWSLPIKVSPVTLIPRPDTECLVERALQLLSDKRAVKILDLGTGTGAMALALASECPQAQIVGVDINDAAITLAQLNADNLLINNVKFCKSNWFTSLPIQQFDMIVSNPPYIDECDPHLQQGDVRFEPKTALISANQGLADIQLIIEQSPNYLANKGWLLLEHGWLQGRQVRQLFSCHQYQQVVTFQDYGGNDRITVGQWKCDENHS is encoded by the coding sequence ATGAATTATCAGCATTGGTTAACTTATGCGGCTAATAAGCTTTGCCATAGTGATAGTGCAAAACGTGATGCTGAAATTCTGTTGCAATATATAACAGGTAAAACACGAACTTTCCTTATCGCCTTTGGCGAAACAGAATTAAACATTAAGCAACAACAGCAGCTTGAACATTTATTAGCTCGTCGTGCTAAGGGTGAGCCTATCGCGTACTTAGTAGAAGAAAAAGAGTTTTGGTCGTTACCAATAAAAGTTTCACCTGTTACGTTAATCCCTCGTCCAGATACAGAATGCTTAGTTGAACGGGCATTACAATTATTATCAGACAAGCGAGCAGTAAAAATATTAGATTTAGGGACAGGTACCGGGGCTATGGCGTTAGCTTTAGCATCAGAGTGCCCGCAAGCTCAGATAGTCGGTGTTGATATTAATGATGCCGCAATTACACTAGCCCAACTTAATGCTGATAATTTGCTAATTAATAATGTCAAATTTTGCAAAAGTAATTGGTTTACTTCACTACCTATTCAGCAATTTGATATGATTGTCAGTAATCCACCTTACATTGATGAATGTGATCCTCATTTACAACAAGGTGATGTGCGTTTTGAACCCAAAACAGCATTAATATCGGCTAATCAAGGGTTGGCTGATATTCAATTGATAATTGAACAATCACCAAACTATTTAGCTAATAAAGGATGGCTTTTACTCGAACACGGGTGGTTGCAAGGAAGGCAAGTAAGGCAGTTATTCTCCTGTCATCAGTATCAACAGGTAGTAACTTTTCAGGATTATGGTGGTAATGATCGTATTACAGTAGGTCAATGGAAATGTGATGAAAACCATAGCTGA
- a CDS encoding TIGR01212 family radical SAM protein (This family includes YhcC from E. coli K-12, an uncharacterized radical SAM protein.), whose translation MQLNDVVTMFGADLQRRYGEKIHKISLHGGFNCPNRDGSLGRGGCTFCNVASFSDEQQQQFSIQQQIELKVKKIHRAQRYLAYFQAYTNTYAEVSILKALYQQALNQANIVGLCVGTRPDCVSQPVLDLLVEYQQQGYEIWLELGLQTSHDKTLKRINRGHDFACYEKIARIASKKGLNVCVHLIVGLPGETAKENLQTLSRVIDTDADGIKLHPLHIVDGSIMAKAWRAGRLLSLELTQYVEMAGEMIRHTPKNIIYHRICANARKPTLLAPDWCANRWLGMNALYQYLSRYGGQGSAV comes from the coding sequence ATGCAGTTAAATGATGTTGTTACTATGTTTGGCGCTGATCTTCAGCGCCGCTACGGTGAAAAAATTCATAAGATCAGTTTGCATGGTGGTTTTAATTGCCCTAATCGGGATGGCTCATTAGGGCGTGGCGGCTGTACCTTTTGTAATGTTGCCTCTTTTTCCGATGAACAACAACAGCAATTTTCCATCCAGCAACAGATCGAGCTAAAAGTAAAAAAAATTCATCGTGCTCAGCGTTATCTGGCTTATTTCCAAGCTTATACCAATACCTATGCTGAAGTTTCTATTCTAAAAGCCTTATATCAACAGGCATTAAATCAGGCTAATATTGTTGGACTTTGTGTTGGTACGCGACCGGATTGTGTTTCGCAACCAGTATTGGATTTATTAGTCGAATATCAGCAGCAAGGATATGAAATCTGGTTGGAACTGGGTTTACAAACCTCCCATGATAAAACCTTAAAAAGAATTAATCGAGGCCACGACTTTGCCTGCTATGAAAAAATTGCTCGAATTGCTAGCAAAAAGGGATTAAATGTTTGTGTCCACTTAATTGTTGGACTGCCAGGGGAAACAGCTAAAGAAAATTTGCAAACTTTATCTCGCGTTATTGATACCGATGCTGATGGTATTAAATTGCATCCCTTACATATTGTTGATGGAAGTATAATGGCAAAAGCTTGGCGAGCAGGACGTTTGTTATCACTTGAATTAACTCAATACGTTGAAATGGCCGGAGAAATGATCCGTCATACGCCAAAAAATATTATTTACCATCGGATCTGCGCCAATGCCCGCAAGCCGACTTTACTTGCGCCAGATTGGTGCGCCAATCGTTGGTTAGGCATGAATGCGTTATATCAATATCTTAGTCGTTATGGCGGTCAGGGATCTGCGGTATAA
- the ispE gene encoding 4-(cytidine 5'-diphospho)-2-C-methyl-D-erythritol kinase produces MTLTWPSPAKLNLFLYITGRRADGYHQLQTLFQFLNYGDEITIEPREDNQIQLVTPFINLPAEKNLIVRAAHLLQHYCIEIGHAGNQQGANIYVNKKLPTGGGLGGGSSNAATTLIALNHHWQTNIDDNTLAELARQLGADVPVFVKGHAAFAEGIGDQLLPANPAEKWYLVAHPGINIATQQIFADPELKRNSVKRSLSALLQGPYTNDCEPIARKRFPKVEELISWLLEYTSSRLTGTGACVFAEFETEVAARKVLNKAPEWVQGFVAQGVNQSPLHTFRAGISRY; encoded by the coding sequence ATGACATTGACCTGGCCTTCACCAGCAAAGCTTAACTTATTTCTGTATATTACCGGTCGTCGAGCGGACGGTTACCATCAACTTCAGACTCTGTTTCAATTTCTTAATTATGGTGATGAAATCACGATTGAGCCACGTGAAGATAACCAAATTCAGCTAGTTACGCCCTTTATTAATCTACCCGCAGAAAAAAACCTAATTGTTAGAGCCGCGCATCTATTACAGCATTATTGCATTGAAATAGGCCACGCGGGTAATCAGCAAGGTGCAAATATTTATGTTAATAAAAAATTACCTACTGGTGGTGGTTTAGGTGGTGGTTCCTCTAACGCAGCGACAACATTGATTGCGTTAAATCACCATTGGCAAACCAATATTGATGATAATACCCTAGCCGAGCTTGCTCGACAGCTCGGCGCCGATGTTCCGGTATTCGTAAAAGGTCACGCCGCATTTGCAGAAGGTATCGGTGATCAACTTCTGCCAGCCAATCCGGCAGAAAAATGGTATTTAGTGGCTCACCCTGGAATCAACATTGCTACTCAACAAATTTTTGCTGATCCTGAATTAAAACGAAATTCAGTAAAACGCTCATTAAGCGCATTATTACAAGGGCCATACACAAATGATTGTGAACCAATCGCAAGAAAACGTTTTCCTAAGGTTGAAGAGCTTATTTCATGGCTGCTAGAATATACATCATCACGTCTTACCGGCACAGGTGCTTGCGTTTTTGCTGAATTCGAAACTGAAGTAGCTGCCCGTAAGGTGTTAAATAAAGCCCCAGAGTGGGTGCAGGGTTTCGTTGCGCAAGGCGTTAACCAATCTCCTTTGCATACATTCCGCGCTGGGATTTCCAGATATTGA
- a CDS encoding lipoprotein produces the protein MKHFFTAALLLLCGVIAGCDQLTEFSISEDTINNYLIKHTHYSKKIGIAGLADASIDLANLSAQIGRTEPNKITLMGVAKINLETLFGSTQAEVSLAITSLPYFDVKTGAIYLKQLEISDHKITPEKMASTISPILPIVNNSLKAYFEKNPVYVLQPEKSKAEALAKKIAKGLEVKPGKLVIPLVE, from the coding sequence ATGAAGCATTTTTTTACCGCAGCACTATTGTTACTATGTGGAGTGATAGCTGGATGCGATCAATTAACCGAATTCAGTATTAGTGAAGACACCATTAATAACTATCTGATCAAACATACTCACTACAGTAAAAAAATAGGCATTGCTGGACTTGCAGATGCCAGTATCGATTTAGCTAATCTTTCTGCTCAAATAGGTCGAACTGAGCCGAATAAAATCACCTTAATGGGCGTAGCCAAAATTAACCTTGAAACGCTATTTGGTTCAACACAGGCCGAAGTGTCTTTAGCTATCACTTCACTGCCCTATTTTGATGTAAAAACCGGTGCCATCTATTTAAAACAGTTGGAAATTTCTGATCACAAAATCACACCTGAAAAAATGGCCAGCACGATTAGCCCAATACTGCCGATTGTTAATAACTCCTTAAAAGCCTATTTTGAGAAAAATCCTGTCTATGTATTACAACCAGAAAAAAGTAAAGCAGAAGCATTAGCCAAAAAAATCGCCAAAGGGCTTGAAGTCAAACCGGGTAAGCTAGTTATACCATTAGTAGAATGA
- a CDS encoding molecular chaperone, translated as MNEFSVICRILGTLFNRSPEDPVTKPLFELIMQDQLKLSWPLEQDELLTQLAASSQDLALVIKDFKQLFLDPSSAIANGISQYSEISATAVNEFLLANGIPLSAEKTDRFAALLLAASWLEDNAPQDPLLTQIQLFDQFILPASELFFSQVETHAVSDFYPTLVMITREALVALREELVDSE; from the coding sequence ATGAATGAATTTTCCGTGATTTGCCGAATATTAGGAACCCTCTTTAATCGTTCGCCAGAGGATCCGGTTACTAAACCTCTATTCGAATTGATTATGCAAGATCAATTGAAATTGTCTTGGCCATTAGAGCAAGATGAATTATTAACGCAATTAGCTGCTAGCAGTCAGGATCTAGCGCTAGTGATTAAAGATTTTAAGCAACTATTTCTTGATCCTAGCTCAGCTATTGCTAATGGTATTAGTCAATATAGTGAAATATCCGCCACGGCAGTTAATGAATTTTTATTAGCAAATGGCATACCGCTATCAGCGGAAAAAACTGATCGTTTTGCGGCTTTGTTATTGGCAGCATCTTGGTTGGAAGATAATGCGCCGCAGGATCCGCTATTGACTCAAATTCAGTTATTTGATCAGTTTATTTTACCTGCCAGCGAATTATTTTTTAGCCAAGTGGAAACCCATGCAGTGAGTGATTTTTATCCTACTTTAGTTATGATAACGCGTGAAGCTTTAGTGGCATTGCGCGAAGAGCTGGTCGATAGCGAGTGA
- the hemA gene encoding glutamyl-tRNA reductase: MTLLALGINYKTAPITLRERLTFGPERIEHALDNLLQQPFVHGGVVLSTCNRTELYLCVELQESLQDQLIDWLCSYHRLNLNEVKASIYWHQDNAAVSHLMRVTSGLDSLVLGEPQILGQVKQAFSKSQHYKKLSSELERLFQRSFSVAKRIRTETEIGANAVSVAFLACTLARQIFESLSELHILLVGAGETIELAARHLCEHRAKHLIIANRTRERASRFANQVGVEIITLAEIDTRLAEADIVISSTASPLPIIGKGMVERAMKARRNKPMLLIDIAVPRDIEPDVDKLNNIYLYSVDDLHAIVQHNLDQRKMAAVQAELIVEQESAYFMDWLRSQSSVNTIRDYRSQAEQIRAEMVEKALASLRNGADSEQVINQLTYQLMNRLIHSPTKSLQQAATDGDIHRLNILKDSLGLGQN; this comes from the coding sequence ATGACATTACTTGCACTCGGTATAAATTATAAAACCGCGCCTATAACGTTACGTGAACGGTTAACCTTTGGGCCGGAACGAATTGAACATGCACTGGATAATTTACTCCAGCAGCCGTTTGTTCATGGTGGCGTTGTGCTCTCTACCTGCAATCGTACTGAGCTTTATCTCTGTGTTGAATTACAAGAATCTCTGCAAGATCAATTAATTGATTGGCTATGCAGCTATCATCGTTTAAATTTAAATGAGGTTAAAGCGAGTATTTATTGGCACCAGGATAATGCTGCTGTTAGCCATTTAATGCGTGTTACCAGTGGATTAGATTCATTGGTCTTAGGTGAACCACAAATTTTAGGTCAAGTTAAACAAGCGTTTTCTAAATCTCAGCATTATAAAAAATTATCCAGTGAGCTGGAGCGTTTATTTCAACGCTCATTTTCAGTTGCTAAACGTATTCGTACGGAAACAGAAATTGGTGCTAATGCGGTTTCGGTTGCTTTTTTAGCCTGTACGCTAGCTCGTCAGATTTTTGAATCACTGTCTGAATTGCATATTTTACTGGTAGGAGCCGGTGAGACGATCGAACTGGCTGCGCGCCATCTGTGTGAGCATCGTGCTAAGCACTTGATTATCGCTAACCGTACTCGTGAACGCGCATCACGTTTTGCCAATCAAGTTGGTGTGGAAATTATCACTTTAGCTGAAATTGATACCCGTTTAGCGGAAGCAGATATTGTTATTAGCTCTACTGCCAGCCCTTTACCGATCATTGGTAAAGGGATGGTTGAACGGGCAATGAAAGCCCGGCGTAATAAGCCTATGTTGCTAATTGATATTGCTGTTCCGCGAGATATTGAACCGGATGTTGACAAGCTGAATAATATTTATCTCTATAGCGTTGATGATTTGCACGCTATTGTGCAACACAATCTGGACCAACGGAAAATGGCGGCAGTTCAGGCAGAGCTTATTGTTGAGCAAGAAAGTGCTTATTTTATGGATTGGTTGCGTTCTCAGTCATCAGTCAATACAATTCGTGATTATCGTAGTCAGGCAGAGCAAATTAGGGCTGAAATGGTAGAAAAAGCGCTTGCTTCGCTGCGAAATGGTGCAGATAGCGAGCAAGTGATCAACCAATTGACCTATCAGTTAATGAATCGCCTGATCCACTCACCAACCAAATCACTCCAGCAAGCAGCGACAGATGGTGATATACATCGTCTTAATATTTTAAAAGATAGCTTAGGACTGGGGCAAAATTAA
- the prfA gene encoding peptide chain release factor 1, with translation MKSSIIAKLEALQERYEEIQAHLIDAEVIADQERFRALSKEYAQLTDVTKCFQSWRAVQQDIETAETLLHDPEMREMAQEELKEAKKRNEEFEQQLQILLLPKDPDDEKNCFLEIRAGTGGDEAAIFAGDLFRMYNRYAESRRWRIEIMNASEGEHGGYKEIIAKVSGDSVYGRLKFESGGHRVQRVPETESQGRIHTSACTVAILAEIPAAELPDINPSDLRIDTFRSSGAGGQHVNTTDSAIRITHIPTGIVVECQDERSQHKNKAKALSVLAARIRAAEVQKRREAKASERRNLLGSGDRSDRIRTYNFPQGRITDHRINLTLYRLDEVIEGKLDMLIQPIINEYQADQLSALSEQD, from the coding sequence ATGAAGTCTTCAATAATTGCTAAATTAGAAGCATTACAGGAACGCTACGAAGAAATTCAAGCTCACCTAATCGATGCAGAAGTAATCGCAGATCAAGAGCGTTTCCGGGCATTGTCTAAAGAGTATGCGCAGTTAACTGATGTAACTAAATGTTTTCAGTCATGGCGCGCTGTTCAGCAAGATATTGAGACGGCTGAAACATTACTGCATGATCCTGAAATGCGCGAGATGGCGCAGGAAGAATTGAAAGAAGCGAAAAAGCGTAATGAAGAATTTGAACAACAGTTGCAGATTTTGCTATTACCAAAAGATCCTGATGATGAGAAGAATTGTTTTTTAGAAATTCGGGCCGGTACCGGTGGTGATGAGGCGGCAATATTTGCCGGTGATCTTTTTAGAATGTATAACCGCTATGCTGAATCCCGTCGTTGGCGCATTGAAATTATGAATGCGAGCGAGGGTGAACATGGGGGTTATAAAGAAATTATCGCTAAAGTTTCTGGTGATAGCGTCTATGGCCGTCTAAAGTTTGAGTCAGGCGGACATCGTGTACAGAGGGTACCGGAAACAGAATCTCAAGGGCGTATTCATACCTCTGCTTGCACAGTCGCTATTCTGGCGGAAATTCCGGCAGCAGAACTGCCAGACATTAACCCGAGTGACTTAAGAATTGACACTTTTCGTTCATCAGGAGCGGGTGGACAACATGTTAATACCACTGACTCCGCGATCCGTATCACTCATATTCCAACCGGAATTGTGGTTGAGTGTCAGGATGAACGTTCACAACATAAAAATAAAGCTAAAGCGCTGTCGGTTTTAGCCGCCCGTATTCGCGCAGCGGAAGTGCAGAAACGCCGTGAAGCGAAAGCCTCAGAGCGCCGCAATCTACTCGGCTCAGGTGATCGTTCCGACAGGATCAGAACTTATAATTTCCCACAAGGCCGTATCACTGATCATCGTATCAACTTAACGCTCTATCGTTTAGATGAAGTGATAGAGGGAAAATTAGATATGCTGATCCAGCCTATTATTAACGAATATCAAGCAGATCAACTTTCTGCTTTATCAGAGCAGGATTAA
- the rimJ gene encoding ribosomal protein S5-alanine N-acetyltransferase, which produces MFGYRTKEPECYFITERLIIRLACETDANRLVDYYCRNENFLKPWEPIRDSSYYQPSAWTKRLHIMAEMHRRKSAFHFLLLDKCETKVIGVINFSNVIRGAFQACYLGYSMCEIWQGKGLMYEALIPTINFMQYQQQMHRIMANYMPHNHRSGNLLKRIGFKPEGYAKAYLKINGEWRDHILMSLISKNNQE; this is translated from the coding sequence ATGTTTGGATATCGAACCAAAGAGCCTGAATGTTATTTTATTACTGAACGTTTGATCATACGGTTAGCTTGTGAAACTGATGCTAATCGTCTGGTTGATTACTATTGCCGGAACGAAAATTTTTTAAAGCCTTGGGAACCCATTCGGGATAGTAGTTATTATCAGCCTTCAGCCTGGACTAAACGTTTGCATATTATGGCAGAAATGCATCGTAGGAAAAGTGCTTTTCATTTCCTGTTGTTAGATAAGTGTGAAACTAAAGTTATCGGAGTGATTAATTTTAGCAATGTTATTAGAGGGGCTTTTCAGGCTTGTTATCTTGGTTATTCAATGTGTGAAATATGGCAAGGAAAGGGATTAATGTATGAAGCATTAATACCGACGATCAATTTTATGCAATATCAGCAGCAGATGCATAGAATTATGGCAAATTATATGCCACATAACCATCGCAGTGGTAATTTACTGAAAAGGATAGGTTTCAAACCAGAGGGATATGCGAAAGCTTATTTAAAAATTAATGGTGAATGGCGTGATCATATTTTAATGTCACTAATTAGCAAAAATAACCAGGAATAA
- the sirB1 gene encoding invasion regulator SirB1: MKTIADFEFNKAPLSEGIILVSRIIRPDFPVEQVNAQLRLLVAKARQAIQADDDIETQVSILLKLFYQDWLFSGVTGVYSLSEALWLDKVLIARQGAPVSLGTIFLHVATQLQLPVMPIIFLTQLILCVRRDDGTYWYIDPINGETLTEQMLDLWVKGTISPFAHLTRKDIEETAHRIIIRKMFDTIKAALMEEKKMEQALRVCETLLIFDPKDPYEIRDRGLIFAHLECNHVAISDLNYFVEQCPEDPVSEMIKMQIYSIKGQQVTLH; encoded by the coding sequence ATGAAAACCATAGCTGATTTTGAATTTAATAAAGCACCACTGAGCGAAGGTATTATCCTTGTTTCACGGATTATTCGGCCAGATTTTCCTGTTGAACAAGTCAATGCACAACTTAGGCTTCTAGTGGCAAAAGCGAGGCAAGCAATACAAGCTGATGATGATATAGAAACGCAAGTATCTATATTACTAAAATTATTTTATCAAGACTGGCTTTTTAGCGGTGTAACGGGGGTTTATTCGCTTTCTGAGGCACTTTGGCTAGATAAAGTGCTAATAGCAAGACAGGGGGCACCTGTTTCATTGGGGACAATTTTTTTGCATGTTGCCACTCAATTGCAGTTGCCGGTTATGCCAATTATTTTTCTGACTCAACTTATTCTATGCGTTCGTCGAGATGATGGCACTTATTGGTATATTGATCCTATAAATGGTGAAACGCTCACCGAGCAGATGCTTGATTTATGGGTTAAGGGAACAATTAGTCCTTTTGCTCATTTGACGCGAAAAGATATAGAAGAAACTGCACATAGAATTATCATACGCAAAATGTTTGATACAATAAAAGCGGCGTTGATGGAAGAAAAGAAAATGGAACAAGCACTAAGAGTTTGTGAAACATTATTAATTTTTGATCCGAAAGATCCCTATGAAATACGCGATAGAGGGCTTATTTTTGCTCATCTTGAATGTAATCATGTTGCCATTTCTGATTTAAATTATTTTGTTGAGCAATGCCCAGAAGATCCTGTTTCAGAAATGATAAAAATGCAAATCTATTCAATAAAAGGGCAGCAGGTTACATTGCATTGA